One window from the genome of Candidatus Methylomirabilota bacterium encodes:
- the rpsU gene encoding 30S ribosomal protein S21 — MAEYRGRDDHGREARAYPSHRHPLEVIVDERGVESALRAFKRLVLRDGILRELKRKRNYEKPGERKRRKVREAARRRRRQQSRALRRQNDRP, encoded by the coding sequence ATGGCAGAGTATCGGGGGCGTGATGACCACGGGAGGGAGGCGAGGGCGTACCCCTCGCATCGGCATCCCCTCGAGGTCATCGTGGACGAACGCGGGGTCGAATCGGCGCTCCGCGCCTTCAAGCGCCTCGTGCTCCGTGACGGGATCCTCCGGGAGTTGAAGCGGAAGAGGAACTATGAGAAGCCGGGGGAGCGCAAGCGCCGCAAGGTTCGCGAGGCTGCTCGTCGGCGTCGCCGACAACAGAGCCGCGCCCTCAGGCGTCAGAATGACCGACCGTAA